GCTGGACCTTCTCGCCGACCTTGTGACCGCGGACCTGGACGGTGAGGTCGTCGGAGCTGCCGACCAGCCGGTCGGCGACGCGGGTGATGACGTCGCCGGCCTTGATCCCGGCGTTCGCGGCCGCGCTGCCGGCCGCGACCGACTCCACCAGCGCGCCGTCGCGGGCCCCGTCGGTGACCGACCGGGCGGTGACGCCGAGCGTGGCGTGCTGGACCTTGCCGGTCCGGATCAGCTGCTGGGCGATCGCCCGGGCCTCGTTGATCGGGATCGCGAAGCCGAGCCCGATGCTGCCGGACTGGCCGGCGCCCGAACTCAGCGTGGCGATCGCGGAGTTGATGCCGACGACCGCGCCGGAGCTGTCGACCAGCGC
This DNA window, taken from Mycobacteriales bacterium, encodes the following:
- a CDS encoding PDZ domain-containing protein, producing ALVDSSGAVVGINSAIATLSSGAGQSGSIGLGFAIPINEARAIAQQLIRTGKVQHATLGVTARSVTDGARDGALVESVAAGSAAANAGIKAGDVITRVADRLVGSSDDLTVQVRGHKVGEKVQLTYVRGGRTAKATATLQGD